A stretch of Natronococcus sp. CG52 DNA encodes these proteins:
- a CDS encoding methyltransferase domain-containing protein — translation MSTTVNEQELENRVKEIYRDVADAPDEEFHFEMGRGLAERLGYSPGELDQIPQDAVDSFAGVGYHVDLADLTEGDRVLDLGSGSGMDVFVAALRVGDGGHVTGLDMTDEQLAKSRRLRDDAGVSNVSFEKGYIEELPFEDGTFDVVLSNGVINLSARKDRVFEEVSRVLAPDGRLAISDIISERRLPDRIKQDADLWAACIGGAMQIDDYTDVIETPGFAVVDLRENSGYEFLTEQAQGACQSYGVKSVSLRARNR, via the coding sequence ATGAGCACTACAGTCAACGAACAGGAACTGGAGAACAGGGTGAAAGAAATCTATCGAGACGTCGCCGACGCGCCGGACGAGGAGTTCCACTTCGAGATGGGGCGCGGACTGGCGGAGCGACTCGGCTACTCGCCGGGAGAACTCGACCAGATCCCGCAGGACGCCGTCGATTCCTTCGCCGGCGTCGGCTATCACGTGGATCTCGCCGACCTCACCGAGGGCGATCGCGTCCTCGATCTCGGCAGCGGCTCCGGAATGGACGTCTTCGTCGCGGCGCTTCGGGTCGGCGACGGCGGCCACGTGACCGGTCTCGACATGACCGACGAACAGCTCGCGAAGTCGCGACGGCTCCGCGACGATGCAGGAGTATCGAACGTCTCCTTCGAGAAAGGGTACATCGAGGAGCTGCCGTTCGAAGATGGGACGTTCGACGTCGTACTGTCGAACGGCGTGATCAACCTCTCCGCGAGGAAGGATCGCGTCTTCGAGGAGGTGAGCCGGGTTCTCGCCCCCGACGGACGGCTGGCGATCTCCGACATCATCAGCGAGCGCCGGCTGCCGGACCGGATCAAGCAGGATGCGGACCTCTGGGCGGCGTGTATCGGCGGCGCCATGCAGATCGACGACTACACCGACGTGATCGAGACCCCCGGCTTTGCGGTCGTCGACCTCAGGGAGAACTCGGGGTACGAGTTCCTCACGGAGCAGGCACAGGGTGCCTGCCAGAGCTACGGCGTGAAGAGCGTCTCCCTACGCGCTCGCAATCGGTGA
- a CDS encoding helix-turn-helix transcriptional regulator has product MTYLDESDDPGGTDTRATERSSAVDDVAYLTRAPHRVTTLAALAGRPRSRTDLRELTGVSPSTISRTLREFEARHWVRRDGHRYEATQPGAFVASVMEELLGRLETERQFRDVWQWLPLEVRELGLETMSDAVVTVAAVDDPYRPVNRFVSLLRETDRFRFVGFDLALFEPCQVELCQRIVDGMRTEIIDPPNVASHIRSTYPEQSAETLESGNLAVLLHDDLPTYGICLFDDRVGVCGYNPDSGTVRVLIDTDVPAVREWAESVYESYRREARPLAIEVVTN; this is encoded by the coding sequence GTGACGTACCTCGACGAGAGTGACGACCCTGGCGGAACCGACACCCGAGCGACGGAACGATCGAGCGCGGTCGACGACGTCGCGTATCTCACGCGGGCACCGCACCGCGTTACCACACTCGCCGCGCTGGCCGGACGCCCCCGGAGTCGCACGGACCTTCGTGAGTTGACCGGCGTCTCACCGTCGACGATTAGCCGAACGCTTCGCGAGTTCGAAGCCCGACACTGGGTCCGCAGGGACGGCCATCGGTACGAGGCGACGCAGCCGGGCGCGTTCGTCGCGTCCGTGATGGAGGAACTGCTCGGGCGACTCGAAACCGAACGGCAGTTCCGCGACGTCTGGCAGTGGCTACCCCTCGAGGTGCGCGAACTGGGACTCGAGACGATGAGCGACGCGGTCGTGACGGTCGCCGCGGTCGACGACCCGTACCGCCCGGTGAACCGATTCGTGTCGCTGCTGCGGGAGACCGATCGGTTTCGGTTCGTCGGCTTCGACCTGGCCCTGTTCGAGCCCTGTCAGGTCGAACTCTGCCAGCGGATCGTCGACGGGATGCGAACCGAGATCATCGACCCGCCGAACGTTGCCAGCCACATCCGGTCGACGTATCCGGAGCAGTCGGCGGAAACCCTGGAGAGCGGGAATCTCGCGGTCCTGCTCCACGACGACCTGCCGACCTACGGGATCTGTCTCTTCGACGACCGCGTCGGCGTCTGTGGCTACAATCCCGACAGCGGAACGGTACGGGTCCTGATCGACACCGACGTCCCGGCGGTGCGCGAGTGGGCGGAGTCGGTTTACGAATCCTACCGGCGAGAGGCCCGGCCGCTCGCGATCGAAGTGGTGACGAACTGA
- a CDS encoding FAD-binding oxidoreductase yields MTHDCSFLGGLPLADDQRSFAEGQRDSHAADYGAEQRGGEVRPDAVVWPESTDDVSAVLAAATERGVPVTPYAAGTGLEGSAVPAYGGISLDLTRMDDIREYRPDDFQIDVGPGIVGSAVEEHVAADGLFFPPLPSSGDISTIGGMIATDASGMKTVRYGEIADWVLGLEAVLADGTVVQTGSRAIKTSSGYNLTELIVGSEGTLAVVTEATLELAGRPQQIRGGRAIFETLDDATAAVSDAVRTDVDVARIELVDGLSARMANAYLGTDLPDAPMVFLEFHANHGVEEEIDLCRTIFEEHDIATFEMSADDGEMDDLWRARRELAYAVASYETDLEPLHPGDVTVPISSYPEIVRETRRLADERDLLAPCFGHAGDGNLHYTVLVDRNDPDQVARGEEVYATIVERALELGGTATGEHGIGQGKREYLEAEHGSGAVETMRRIKRALDPTGTLNPGKIFPETAAGELVRERTELDE; encoded by the coding sequence ATGACACACGACTGCTCGTTTCTCGGGGGACTCCCCCTCGCGGACGACCAGCGCTCGTTCGCCGAGGGGCAGCGCGACAGCCACGCCGCCGACTACGGGGCGGAGCAACGGGGCGGCGAGGTTCGTCCCGACGCGGTGGTCTGGCCCGAGAGCACCGACGACGTCTCGGCGGTCCTCGCGGCGGCGACCGAACGCGGGGTGCCGGTGACGCCCTACGCGGCGGGGACGGGACTCGAGGGTAGCGCGGTCCCGGCCTACGGCGGGATCAGCCTCGATCTCACGCGCATGGACGACATCCGGGAGTACCGACCCGACGACTTCCAGATCGACGTCGGACCGGGAATCGTCGGCTCGGCCGTCGAGGAGCACGTCGCCGCGGACGGCCTCTTCTTCCCGCCGCTTCCCTCCTCGGGCGACATCTCGACGATCGGGGGAATGATCGCGACGGACGCCAGCGGGATGAAGACGGTCAGGTACGGCGAGATCGCCGACTGGGTGCTCGGCCTCGAGGCCGTCCTCGCCGACGGCACCGTCGTGCAGACGGGTTCGCGAGCGATCAAGACCTCGAGCGGCTACAACCTCACCGAGCTGATCGTCGGCAGCGAGGGCACCCTCGCCGTCGTCACCGAGGCGACCCTGGAACTCGCGGGTCGCCCTCAGCAGATCCGCGGCGGGCGGGCGATCTTCGAGACGCTGGACGACGCGACCGCGGCGGTCTCCGACGCCGTGCGGACGGACGTCGACGTGGCGCGGATCGAACTCGTCGACGGGCTGAGCGCGCGGATGGCCAACGCCTACCTGGGGACCGACCTCCCCGACGCGCCGATGGTCTTCCTCGAGTTCCACGCCAACCACGGCGTCGAGGAGGAGATCGATCTCTGCCGAACGATTTTCGAGGAGCACGACATCGCCACCTTCGAGATGAGCGCGGACGACGGCGAGATGGACGATCTCTGGCGGGCCCGCCGGGAACTGGCGTACGCCGTGGCGTCGTACGAGACCGACCTCGAGCCGCTCCACCCCGGCGACGTGACGGTCCCGATCAGTTCGTATCCGGAGATCGTCCGCGAGACCAGGCGCCTCGCGGACGAACGGGACCTGCTGGCCCCCTGCTTCGGCCACGCGGGCGACGGCAACCTCCACTACACGGTCCTCGTCGATCGAAACGACCCGGATCAGGTCGCGCGGGGCGAGGAAGTCTACGCGACCATCGTCGAGCGAGCGCTCGAACTGGGCGGGACGGCGACCGGCGAACACGGAATCGGCCAGGGGAAACGCGAGTACCTCGAGGCCGAACACGGCTCCGGTGCGGTCGAGACCATGCGACGGATCAAGCGCGCGCTCGATCCGACGGGGACGCTGAATCCGGGGAAGATATTCCCGGAGACTGCGGCGGGAGAGCTGGTTCGTGAGCGCACCGAACTCGACGAGTGA
- a CDS encoding thiamine pyrophosphate-binding protein, with the protein MSGSYTGADLFTDALESYGVDYVFGNPGTTELPVVDAISHSDLEYVLGLHEDVAVGMASGYAQTRRYHAHHDESITPVGVANLHIAPGLAHGLGNLYAAKIAGAPVVVTAGNHSTDFRHEEPILSGELVEMADQFCKWSDEVLDVEALPAMLRRAFRVALTPPTGPVFLGLPLDVMLTETDAEPERLGGIPNGGSGDPTQLERAAELLAEAENPAMVVGDQIARSGADAVAAAVELAEASGARVHGEILACEVDYPTDHAQWVSYIPPDENLASMLMDTDTLLFVGCSTNTTLTRHEEALVDSETTCIHVGDDAWQLGKNQPADAAVVGDPGLALQGLTERVQERLSEDVVAERLEHVGAVREMVEAKIAAMGEDEATDDPRASKAQLVDAMERVAGDAYIVDEGVTSKYAMLTRWDLAPEQYISNKGGGLGYGLPASVGAAVAESQRDESRDVIGFIGDGSYLYYPNAIYSAARYDLDLTVVVPDNRNYRILKDNTLKIMGGEEDDYEFVGMDFEPPVDIPKNAESHGARGELVETPDEIEGALEDALARGGTGVLDVLVHD; encoded by the coding sequence ATGTCAGGCAGCTACACCGGCGCCGATCTCTTTACCGACGCCCTCGAGTCCTACGGCGTCGACTACGTCTTCGGCAACCCGGGAACGACGGAACTGCCGGTCGTCGACGCGATCAGCCACAGCGACCTCGAGTACGTCCTCGGCCTCCACGAGGACGTCGCGGTCGGAATGGCCTCCGGCTACGCCCAGACGCGGCGGTATCACGCCCACCACGACGAGTCGATCACTCCGGTCGGCGTCGCGAACCTCCACATCGCACCCGGGCTGGCACACGGCCTCGGCAACCTCTACGCGGCGAAGATCGCCGGCGCGCCGGTCGTCGTCACCGCCGGTAACCACAGCACCGACTTCCGCCACGAGGAGCCGATCCTGTCGGGCGAACTCGTCGAGATGGCCGACCAGTTCTGCAAGTGGTCCGACGAGGTGCTCGACGTCGAGGCGCTGCCGGCGATGCTCCGACGCGCGTTCCGGGTCGCGCTGACGCCGCCGACAGGGCCGGTCTTCCTCGGCCTTCCGCTCGACGTGATGCTCACGGAGACCGACGCCGAACCCGAGCGACTCGGCGGGATTCCAAACGGCGGGAGCGGCGATCCGACCCAGCTCGAGCGCGCAGCAGAACTGCTGGCCGAGGCCGAGAACCCGGCGATGGTGGTCGGCGATCAGATTGCGCGCTCGGGGGCGGACGCCGTCGCCGCAGCAGTCGAACTCGCGGAGGCGTCCGGCGCCCGCGTCCACGGCGAGATCCTCGCCTGCGAGGTCGATTACCCGACCGACCACGCCCAGTGGGTCTCCTACATCCCGCCGGACGAGAACCTCGCGTCGATGCTGATGGATACCGACACGCTGCTGTTCGTCGGCTGTTCGACGAACACGACGCTGACCCGCCACGAGGAGGCGCTGGTCGATTCGGAGACGACCTGCATCCACGTCGGCGACGACGCCTGGCAACTCGGCAAGAACCAGCCGGCGGACGCCGCGGTCGTCGGCGACCCGGGACTCGCCCTGCAGGGACTTACCGAACGGGTTCAGGAGCGACTCTCCGAGGACGTCGTCGCGGAGCGCCTCGAGCACGTCGGCGCGGTCAGGGAGATGGTTGAAGCGAAGATCGCGGCGATGGGCGAGGACGAGGCGACCGACGACCCGCGGGCCTCGAAGGCCCAGCTCGTCGACGCGATGGAACGGGTCGCCGGCGACGCTTACATCGTCGACGAAGGGGTGACCTCGAAGTACGCCATGCTCACGCGCTGGGATCTCGCCCCCGAGCAGTACATCTCGAACAAGGGCGGCGGACTCGGCTACGGCCTGCCGGCGTCGGTCGGCGCGGCCGTCGCCGAGAGCCAGCGAGACGAGTCGCGGGACGTGATCGGCTTTATCGGCGACGGCTCCTACCTCTACTACCCGAACGCGATCTACAGCGCGGCCCGGTACGACCTCGACCTCACCGTCGTCGTCCCCGACAACCGCAACTACCGGATCCTGAAGGACAACACGCTCAAAATCATGGGCGGCGAGGAGGACGACTACGAGTTCGTCGGAATGGACTTCGAGCCGCCGGTCGACATTCCGAAGAACGCCGAGAGCCATGGCGCCCGCGGCGAACTCGTCGAGACGCCCGACGAGATCGAGGGAGCGCTCGAGGACGCGCTCGCCCGCGGCGGGACCGGCGTGCTCGACGTGCTGGTTCACGACTGA
- a CDS encoding NADPH:quinone reductase: MRAVRLSEHGGPDVLQVEEIDRPEPAADELLLEVAAAGINPVDTYFRDGSYSPVDVPFTPGVDFAGTVAETGSDVEDFAEGDRVYGTGIGNGSFQGAYAEYATVPTDRVVHLPDGVDATEAGAAGVVGVTAWRALIDHADLDPAEYCLVHGGSGGVGHVAVQIGDAVSARVVTTAAEEYHERLSELGAGTVLDYGRDDLADAVLEASDGGADAILDHRLDDYLQFDADVAAQGARVVGIGENSPDPAFTNDGAARSKDVSYQFMSMFNTPDLRVPLRGVAHLMDTGRLSVDVERTYDLEEAARAQRDVMGESFLGKVVIEP; encoded by the coding sequence ATGCGCGCCGTACGACTTTCAGAACACGGTGGACCCGACGTACTGCAGGTCGAAGAGATCGACCGACCCGAACCCGCGGCCGACGAACTGTTGCTCGAGGTCGCCGCCGCCGGTATCAACCCCGTCGACACCTACTTCCGGGACGGCTCGTACTCGCCGGTCGACGTCCCGTTCACGCCGGGCGTCGACTTCGCGGGTACCGTCGCGGAGACGGGATCGGACGTCGAGGACTTTGCCGAGGGCGACCGCGTCTACGGCACCGGAATCGGGAACGGCTCGTTCCAGGGGGCGTACGCCGAGTACGCGACCGTCCCGACCGATCGCGTCGTCCACCTCCCCGACGGCGTCGACGCGACCGAGGCGGGCGCCGCGGGCGTCGTCGGCGTCACCGCCTGGCGCGCGCTGATCGACCACGCCGACCTCGACCCCGCCGAGTACTGCCTCGTCCACGGCGGTTCCGGCGGCGTCGGTCACGTCGCCGTCCAGATCGGCGACGCGGTGAGCGCCCGCGTCGTGACGACCGCGGCCGAAGAGTACCACGAGCGGCTCTCGGAACTCGGCGCCGGGACCGTCCTCGACTACGGCCGCGACGACCTCGCGGACGCCGTGCTCGAGGCGAGCGACGGCGGCGCGGACGCGATCCTCGACCATCGGCTCGACGACTACCTCCAGTTCGACGCCGACGTCGCGGCCCAGGGTGCCCGAGTCGTCGGCATCGGCGAGAACAGCCCCGATCCGGCGTTCACGAACGACGGCGCGGCCCGCTCGAAGGACGTCAGCTACCAGTTCATGAGCATGTTCAACACGCCGGATCTCCGCGTGCCGCTGCGCGGGGTCGCACACCTCATGGATACCGGGCGACTCTCGGTCGACGTCGAGCGGACCTACGACCTCGAGGAGGCCGCTCGGGCCCAGCGCGACGTTATGGGCGAGAGCTTCCTCGGGAAAGTCGTCATCGAGCCCTGA
- a CDS encoding response regulator, translated as MSEPKYVGEILLIEDNPGDVRLTKEIFKEARLYGTYYVADDGVEALDFLYQRGDYVDAPRPNIVFLDWHFPKKSGKEVLTELKNDERLKQIPVVVLTGIQPELTDLKSETPRADAYILKPLDLDDLLKIVEEFSLDQPLE; from the coding sequence GTGAGTGAACCAAAGTATGTGGGAGAAATTCTTTTAATCGAAGATAATCCCGGGGATGTTCGTCTCACAAAGGAGATATTCAAGGAAGCGAGATTGTACGGTACTTACTACGTTGCTGACGACGGCGTCGAGGCGTTAGACTTCCTCTATCAGCGTGGCGACTACGTTGACGCACCTCGCCCGAATATCGTCTTTCTCGACTGGCATTTCCCCAAGAAGAGCGGGAAAGAGGTGCTGACGGAGCTAAAGAATGACGAACGCCTGAAACAGATTCCAGTAGTCGTTCTGACGGGGATACAACCGGAGTTGACCGATCTGAAATCGGAAACTCCTCGAGCCGATGCGTACATCCTGAAACCGCTCGATCTCGACGACCTCCTCAAGATCGTTGAAGAGTTCTCTCTCGATCAGCCTCTCGAGTGA
- a CDS encoding OsmC family protein, which yields MTVKNGVDVEQLGQAVETISREPDAGRFRFHAKTEWTDALKCATTIDEFDQAGDRIRTETFRIEGDEPEEILGERTGPNAAELLLAALGSCLSVGYAANAAAMDIDLEELRFELDGDIDLRGFLGISEEVRPGYSTMTCTTYVTTDASDDQVIELKERVEKTSPLVDMITNEAPLETDVIVT from the coding sequence ATGACAGTCAAAAACGGCGTCGACGTCGAACAGCTCGGTCAGGCGGTCGAAACGATCTCACGGGAACCGGACGCCGGGCGATTCAGATTCCACGCGAAAACCGAGTGGACCGACGCCCTGAAGTGCGCGACGACGATCGACGAGTTCGATCAAGCGGGCGACCGAATCCGAACCGAGACGTTCCGAATCGAGGGCGACGAGCCGGAGGAAATCCTCGGCGAGCGGACCGGACCGAACGCGGCCGAACTGCTGCTCGCCGCGCTCGGGTCGTGTCTGAGCGTCGGCTACGCCGCGAACGCCGCGGCCATGGACATCGATCTCGAGGAGCTTCGGTTCGAACTGGACGGCGACATCGACCTTCGAGGATTCCTCGGAATCTCCGAGGAGGTCCGCCCGGGGTACAGCACGATGACCTGCACGACGTACGTCACGACCGACGCCTCGGACGACCAGGTCATCGAACTCAAGGAACGGGTCGAGAAGACGTCGCCGCTGGTGGACATGATCACGAACGAGGCGCCGCTCGAGACCGACGTGATCGTCACCTGA
- a CDS encoding TIGR04024 family LLM class F420-dependent oxidoreductase codes for MNAELDLLVRLGDYERPQEVADRAVRAEELGFDRISMGETTGWNIVPVLTLVADRTDELGVSNDVISPFGRSPAMLAQTALTLHDASDGRFRLGLGPSSPAITERWHGQSFDRPLRRTREAIEIVRAVYEEGNPAYEGEIFDVAGLNYERELPENPPPIDLGTLGPKATEMAGRFGDGWAPQLFTKDGLEERLEDLERGAELAGKDLSDLRVSPIVRGVASEDRDRARDLARGTVVFMLGAYGPYYGDSVADQGYPDVVSDIRDAWEDRDTDAMAARLPDEVLDELAPAGTPEEVREWVAEYAAIDGVDAVRVGFVDGMTDEDKEATMAAVADVK; via the coding sequence GTGAACGCGGAACTGGACCTGCTGGTGCGACTCGGCGACTACGAGCGACCGCAGGAGGTCGCCGACCGCGCCGTCCGCGCGGAGGAACTGGGCTTCGACCGCATCTCGATGGGCGAGACGACGGGCTGGAACATCGTCCCGGTGCTGACGCTCGTCGCCGACCGGACGGACGAGCTCGGCGTCTCGAACGACGTCATCTCGCCGTTCGGCCGGTCGCCAGCAATGCTCGCCCAGACGGCGCTGACGCTGCACGACGCTTCGGATGGCCGGTTCCGGCTCGGACTCGGCCCGAGTTCGCCCGCGATCACCGAACGCTGGCACGGCCAGTCGTTCGACCGCCCGCTGCGGCGTACGCGCGAGGCAATCGAGATCGTCCGGGCCGTCTACGAGGAGGGCAACCCCGCTTACGAAGGCGAAATCTTCGATGTCGCCGGGCTCAATTACGAGCGGGAACTCCCCGAAAATCCGCCGCCGATCGACCTCGGAACGCTCGGACCGAAAGCGACGGAGATGGCGGGTCGGTTCGGCGACGGCTGGGCGCCCCAACTGTTCACGAAAGATGGCCTCGAGGAGCGACTCGAGGACCTCGAGCGCGGCGCCGAACTCGCGGGTAAAGACCTCTCTGACCTGCGCGTGAGCCCGATCGTTCGCGGGGTCGCCTCCGAGGACCGCGATCGGGCACGCGACCTCGCTCGCGGAACCGTCGTGTTCATGCTCGGCGCCTACGGTCCCTACTACGGCGATTCCGTGGCCGACCAGGGTTACCCCGACGTCGTTTCGGACATCCGGGACGCCTGGGAGGACAGGGACACCGACGCGATGGCCGCGCGGCTCCCCGACGAGGTGTTAGACGAACTGGCTCCCGCGGGCACTCCCGAGGAGGTCCGCGAGTGGGTCGCGGAGTACGCCGCGATCGACGGCGTCGACGCCGTCCGCGTCGGCTTCGTCGACGGGATGACCGACGAGGACAAGGAGGCGACGATGGCGGCCGTTGCGGACGTGAAATAA
- a CDS encoding PQQ-binding-like beta-propeller repeat protein, with amino-acid sequence MAMWDRRSVLATCAALSTTGALASIGSTAAESTGSGETTSSSGWLDGSEGWSSARGNAANSRYLPLEGEFPKPDTEAWRYELPDAEDVETAVTTDRVAVVDGTVYVRTDGEIHALDAAHGDLEWATDADATGAPAVFDGAVYVTGDRHLAALDTADGTVEWEREFETDESLADPTIAFETIYLVVDGALHALEPADGSTQWTVETVDVRANSPDSESDERVPTPFRPETVAVANGTVYAALEGAPWVDESAWEDETFEFSCAFGAVDAATGDREWGVALVDPYAGGDTAAPITASERVVNANLTSGTGSYRLSTEDGSGYFLEWSVKAGTETRFVHTYGDMNGLLSVRDHEDENHWMVESDVTAWQSPIVVGDTLIADHYSTYTSDYPKKSLVAFDIADGSDRWVLDFDEQLSDSSGEPAAAAENTLYLETGEALVALRSSDAEPDDGDDSDDGDGDDDSDCDCEDGNGGGDGNGNNDGDGGNGDSDDSDADGGNGGSDGDDENGDIGDGDGSNGGDDDTGSDGDATEPDEDDSVPGFTTGAGLLGGAATLEWLRRKAGADESTAVDESAK; translated from the coding sequence ATGGCTATGTGGGACCGACGATCCGTACTGGCAACCTGTGCAGCGCTTTCGACAACCGGCGCGCTCGCGTCGATCGGCTCGACGGCCGCGGAATCGACGGGGTCGGGAGAGACGACCTCGAGTTCGGGCTGGCTCGACGGCTCGGAGGGATGGTCCTCGGCTCGCGGCAACGCCGCGAACTCTCGCTATCTACCGCTTGAGGGCGAGTTCCCGAAACCGGATACCGAGGCCTGGCGGTACGAACTGCCGGATGCGGAGGACGTTGAGACCGCCGTCACGACCGACCGAGTGGCCGTCGTCGACGGTACGGTCTACGTCCGGACGGACGGCGAGATCCACGCGCTCGATGCCGCCCACGGCGACCTCGAGTGGGCGACGGACGCCGACGCGACCGGCGCTCCGGCGGTGTTCGATGGCGCGGTCTACGTCACGGGCGACCGTCACCTCGCGGCGCTCGACACCGCGGACGGGACGGTCGAGTGGGAGCGGGAGTTCGAGACCGACGAGTCGCTCGCGGACCCGACGATCGCGTTCGAGACGATCTACCTCGTCGTCGACGGCGCGCTCCACGCGCTCGAGCCCGCGGACGGTTCGACTCAATGGACGGTGGAGACGGTCGACGTGCGGGCCAACTCTCCGGACTCCGAATCCGACGAGCGGGTGCCGACGCCGTTCCGCCCGGAGACGGTCGCCGTCGCGAACGGGACCGTCTACGCCGCCCTCGAGGGCGCGCCGTGGGTCGACGAGAGCGCCTGGGAGGATGAAACGTTCGAGTTCTCCTGCGCGTTCGGCGCGGTCGACGCGGCGACCGGCGACAGGGAGTGGGGAGTCGCGCTCGTCGACCCGTACGCGGGCGGTGACACCGCCGCTCCGATCACCGCGAGCGAACGGGTCGTAAACGCGAACCTGACCAGTGGAACAGGCAGTTACAGACTCAGTACCGAAGACGGGAGCGGCTACTTTCTCGAGTGGTCCGTGAAAGCCGGTACGGAAACGAGATTCGTCCACACCTACGGGGATATGAACGGCCTCCTCTCTGTTCGCGATCACGAAGACGAGAACCACTGGATGGTCGAGAGCGACGTTACCGCGTGGCAGTCGCCGATCGTCGTGGGCGACACGTTGATCGCCGATCACTACTCGACGTACACCTCCGACTATCCAAAGAAGTCGCTCGTCGCGTTCGACATCGCTGACGGCAGCGACCGCTGGGTCCTCGACTTCGACGAACAGCTCTCCGACTCCAGCGGCGAACCCGCCGCCGCCGCCGAGAACACGCTCTACCTCGAGACCGGCGAGGCACTCGTCGCGCTGCGTTCGTCCGACGCCGAACCAGACGACGGAGACGACTCGGACGACGGAGACGGCGACGATGACTCCGATTGCGACTGCGAAGACGGAAACGGTGGCGGAGACGGAAACGGGAACAACGACGGCGACGGCGGAAACGGTGACAGCGATGATAGCGACGCTGACGGCGGGAACGGCGGCAGCGACGGAGACGACGAAAACGGCGACATCGGTGACGGCGACGGTTCGAACGGCGGGGACGACGATACCGGATCGGATGGTGATGCGACCGAACCGGACGAGGACGACAGTGTGCCCGGCTTCACGACCGGTGCCGGTCTTCTCGGCGGCGCGGCCACCCTCGAGTGGCTGCGCCGGAAGGCCGGCGCCGACGAATCGACCGCCGTCGACGAATCAGCCAAGTAA